One genomic window of Gracilinema caldarium DSM 7334 includes the following:
- a CDS encoding DUF72 domain-containing protein, producing MGIVLTGTSGYSYHEWVGPVYPEGIQTHEYLSYYSTLFSAVELNFSYYRMPEREQMNRILEESQNRLIFSVKAHESLTHRADPLAWEEEAVRFCKALEPLAADGKLGTLLLQFPFSFHYEADQRRYLDRLLKTLKDFPVAVEFRNSQWFNNRVIEGFRQRSICLVSLDMPSLKGLPPLMDVVTAPFAYLRLHGRNGETWWGSDGAERYNYLYNDQELQSFVDRIRLLLTHAERVFVFFNNHRRGQAVQNGQSLVSLLKKAGLPCGTV from the coding sequence ATGGGTATCGTACTGACAGGGACATCGGGCTATTCCTACCATGAATGGGTGGGCCCGGTATATCCTGAAGGCATACAAACACATGAATACCTCTCCTATTACAGCACCCTCTTTTCTGCGGTGGAGCTCAATTTTAGCTATTACCGGATGCCTGAGCGGGAGCAGATGAACCGCATACTGGAAGAAAGCCAGAACCGGCTTATTTTTTCGGTAAAGGCCCATGAAAGTCTGACCCACAGGGCAGACCCTCTCGCATGGGAGGAAGAAGCGGTCCGATTTTGTAAAGCCCTGGAGCCCCTGGCGGCGGATGGAAAGCTCGGGACCCTGCTTCTCCAGTTTCCCTTTTCTTTTCATTATGAGGCAGATCAGCGCCGGTATCTGGATAGACTCCTAAAAACCCTGAAGGATTTCCCGGTAGCCGTAGAGTTTCGAAACAGTCAATGGTTTAACAACAGGGTTATCGAGGGTTTCCGCCAACGGAGTATCTGTCTTGTATCCCTGGACATGCCATCCTTGAAAGGGTTACCTCCTCTCATGGATGTGGTCACCGCCCCCTTTGCCTATCTCAGGCTACATGGTCGCAACGGTGAAACCTGGTGGGGTTCCGATGGGGCCGAGCGCTATAATTATTTGTATAACGATCAAGAACTTCAGTCCTTTGTGGATCGCATCAGACTTTTACTGACCCATGCAGAACGGGTATTTGTTTTTTTTAATAACCATCGGCGAGGTCAGGCGGTACAAAATGGGCAAAGCCTGGTGTCCCTACTCAAAAAGGCAGGTCTGCCATGCGGTACGGTATAA